The nucleotide sequence TTTCTGTTCAACATAACCCTGAAGTTTCAAATGAAACTATCAAAGAAGATATTATAAAACTAGTTATCACTCCTGTTTTAGAGAAATATGAATTAGATGTAAAAAAAGTAAATCACTTCCATATCAACCCAACTGGTAGATTTGTAATTGGTGGGCCACATGGAGATGCAGGACTTACAGGTAGAAAGATCATCGTAGATACATATGGTGGATTCTTCCGTCACGGTGGGGGAGCATTCTCTGGAAAAGACCCTTCAAAGGTAGATAGATCAGCTGCTTATGCTGCTAGATGGGTTGCAAAAACAATCGTAGGAGCTAAATTAGCTACCAAGTGTGAAGTACAACTTTCATATGCAATAGGAGTAGATCATCCTACATCTATCAAAGTAGATACTTTTGGAACTGGAACTGTTGAAGAAATTGCATTAGCTCAAGCTACAATGAAGATTTTCGACCTTTCACCTAGAGGAATAGAGGGAGCCCTTGAACTTAGAAATCCTAAATTCAAGTATCAAGATTTAGCTGCCTTTGGACATATTGGTAGAACTGATATCGATCTTCCTTGGGAAAGATTAAACAAGGTAGAAG is from Psychrilyobacter atlanticus DSM 19335 and encodes:
- the metK gene encoding methionine adenosyltransferase, encoding MTNKTYFTSECVSPGHPDKIADQISDAVLDACLAEDPKSRVACETFCTTGQVVVGGEITTTTYVDIQTIVRNKIDEIGYRQGMGFDSDCGVLNAIHSQSPDISQGVDTGGAGDQGIMFGGAVDETPELMPLALVLSREIIRKLTAITRSGELAWARPDAKSQVTLAYDENGNVDHVETVVVSVQHNPEVSNETIKEDIIKLVITPVLEKYELDVKKVNHFHINPTGRFVIGGPHGDAGLTGRKIIVDTYGGFFRHGGGAFSGKDPSKVDRSAAYAARWVAKTIVGAKLATKCEVQLSYAIGVDHPTSIKVDTFGTGTVEEIALAQATMKIFDLSPRGIEGALELRNPKFKYQDLAAFGHIGRTDIDLPWERLNKVEELKKALNIG